Proteins from a genomic interval of Gopherus evgoodei ecotype Sinaloan lineage chromosome 7, rGopEvg1_v1.p, whole genome shotgun sequence:
- the LOC115655225 gene encoding pre-mRNA-splicing factor ISY1 homolog — translation MARNAEKAMTALARFRQAQLEEGKVKERRPFLASECNELPKAEKWRRQIIGEISKKVAQIQNGGLGEFRIRDLNDEINKLLREKGHWEVRIKELGGPDYARVGPKMLDHEGKEVPGNRGYKYFGAAKDLPGVRELFEKEPLPPPRKTRAELMKAIDAEYYGYRDEDDGVLEPLEQEHEKKVIAEAVEKWKVEREARVAGGDKEEEEEEINIYARQRKESEEGQQKFIAHVPVPSQQEIEEALVRRKKMELLQKYASETLMAQSEDEKAPRILDFTVAFTVCLTPANVTRYQAPESQELQP, via the exons ATG gCTCGAAATGCAGAAAAGGCTAT gACAGCCTTGGCGAGATTTCGCCAAGCTCAGCTTGAGGAAGGAAAAGTTAAG GAAAGAAGACCTTTTCTTGCATCAGAATGTAATGAGTTGCCTAAAGCTGAGAAATGGAGACGTCAG attaTTGGAGAAATTTCCAAGAAAGTGGCACAGATTCAGAATGGTG GGTTAGGTGAATTCAGAATTCGAGACTTGAATGATGAAATTAACAAACTCCTAAGAGAGAAGGGGCACTGGGAGGTCCGGATAAAGGAGCTGGGAGGTCCTGATTATGCA agagttGGTCCTAAAATGCTAGATCATGAAGGAAAGGAAGTTCCAGGAAACAGGGGTTACAAATATTTTGGAGCTGCTAAAGATTTACCGGGTGTCAGAGAGCTCTTTGAAAAGGAAC ccctccctcctccaaggAAGACTCGAGCTGAGCTTATGAAGGCTATTGACGCAGAGTATTACGGCTACAGGGATGAAGATGATGGTGTCTTGGAGCCATTGGAACAGGAACATGAAAAGAAAG TCATAGCAGAAGCAGTGGAAAAATGGAAAGTAGAGAGAGAGGCACGAGTTGCGGGAGgtgacaaggaggaggaagaggaggaaataaaCATCTATGCT CGccaaagaaaagaaagtgaagaagGGCAGCAGAAATTTATTGCCCATGTTCCAGTGCCATCACAACAAGAG ATTGAGGAAGCTCTTGTGCGGAGGAAGAAGATGGAGCTTCTCCAGAAGTATGCCAGTGAAACTCTCATGGCACAAAGTGAAGACGAAAAGGCTCCTAGG attctAGATTTCACAGTGGCCTTTACAGTCTGCTTGACGCCAGCAAATGTAACTAGATATCAAGCCCCTGAGAGCCAGGAATTGCAGCCATGA